The stretch of DNA accgagattgctctccggtcaataaccaacagcgggatctggatacccatgttggctcccacatgctcctcgatgatctcatcggatgaaccacgatgtcgaggattcaagcaaccccgtatacaattccctttgtcaatcggtatgctacttgcccgagattcggtcgtcggtatcccaataccttgttcaatctcgttaccggcaagtcactttactcgtaccataatgcatgatcccgtgaccagacacttggtcactttgagctcataatgatgatgcattaccgagtgggcccagtgatacctctccgtcatacggagtgacaaatcccagtcttgatccgtgtcaacccaacagacactttcagagatacccgtagtatacctttatagtcacccagttacgttgtgacgtttggtacacccaaagcactcctacggtatccaagagttacacgatctcatggtctaaggaaaggatacttgacattggaaaaactctagcaaacgaactatacgatcttatgctatgtttaggattgggtcttgtccatcacatcattctcctaataatgtgatctcgttatcaatgacatccaatgtccatagtcaggaaaccatgactatctgttgatcaacgagctagtcaactagaggcttactagggacatgttggtgtctattattcacacatgtattacgatttccggataacacaattatagcatgaataaagacaattatcatgaacaaggaaatataataataatgcttttattattgcctctagggcatatttccaacactttactcgttccataatacatcatcctgcaactaacttattagttgcaatgcttgcaaggcttgagtgatgtgcattaccgagagggcccagagatacctctccgacaatcggagtgacaaatcctaatctcgaaatacgccaacccaacaagtaccttcggaaacacctatagagcacctttataatcactcacttacgttgtgacgtttggtagcacacaaagtgttcctccggtaaacgggagttgcataatctcatagtcataggaacatgtataagttatgaagaaagcaatagcaacaaactaaacgatcaagtgctaagctaacgaaatgggtcaagtcaatcacatcattctcctaatgatgtgatcccattaatcaaatgacaactcatctctatggttaggaaacataaccatctttgattaacgagttagtcaagtagaggcatactagtgactctctgtttttgtctatgtattcacacatgtattatgtttccggttaatacaattctagcatgaataataaacatttatcatgataaaaggaaataaataataactttattattgcctctagggcatatttccttcagtagttatgttactacatctactagttaggaaaatttaaaacttAAATTTGAACAtgctttgcaaaaagtgtaggaaaaatgtaaaatggctataacttttgcatacgacgtcagaaaaaaacgtataatatatcaaaatgtttagcaCGAAAATCTgcatccgattttgacagcctatgttcaaaaaaaaaattaaaaatttatttttaaattaaTTTAAAAATCGAGAAAAAAaaaattttagtaccggttggtgttaccaaccgggactaaagatgaaCCTCCAGGCAGcaaccacgtggagggcctttagtctcggttcgtataagaaccgggactaaaggggtgggggggggcctttagggtgtgtttggttgaggAACCAATTGTCATGGAATGAAATGGTTTCATTTCAGAGGAACGGGTCGGTTCCATTCCTATGTTTGGTATGGGCAAAAAAGTAGAATGGGTTGTTTCCGTTCCGGTGTTTGGTTGGAAGAACGGAATGAAAAATGAAACGACATAAAATTCAAAATTTGGGCAACACTTCATTTGTATTTTTAAGAAAGGCAACATATCAGTATATATTGACAAGCTTGACACATAAATGATAGCACACCGAACACAAATCTTCTCTTCCTTGCGTGATCTTCTCTTCCTTGAATCAAAAAGGAAGTTACACGTTAGCATATACTGCAAACACATACTGGATATCATTTATTTGAGTAGATATTGGATCAAAAAACAGCCATGAATCAAAAAACAACCACAAGCCGAACTAGCTCTCTCGGCTGGACAATCTCCATGATTGAAAAAAgtaccagctgcatcatatacacggGGATGTGAGAGAGGCTCATACCTTCAGGAGAGGAGAGTCTGCTGCACCTCTGCGCCAATGTTAGCCTGCCGGAATCCCACCTAGACCTCCGTCCCGCTGCAAGAACGCCGGCACGCAGCTCCAGATNNNNNNNNNNNNNNNNNNNNNNNNNNNNNNNNNNNNNNNNNNNNNNNNNNNNNNNNNNNNNNNNNNNNNNNNNNNNNNNNNNNNNNNNNNNNNNNNNNNNNNNNNNNNNNNNNNNNNNNNNNNNNNNNNNNNNNNNNNNNNNNNNNNNNNNNNNNNNNNNNNNNNNNNNNNNNNNNNNNNNNNNNNNNNNNNNNNNNNNNNNNNNNNNNNNNNNNNNNNNNNNNNGAAAGGAGAGTCAGCCGGCGGCGAGAATCGGAAGGAACCGGGGTGGCGGACTGGATCGAGGGAGGAAGAGAGACGAGGGGCAACGGCGCACCAGGACAGGTGAGGCTCGATTGGGTttgcgggggtgagacgaggagcggTTCCATGTCGTCCGCCCGATTTGGAGGTTCCACTCGGTTCCGCATCTGGGCTGAATATTCGCTCTGCGGGGACGTGTTGGTTACCGTTCCATGTACCAACCAAACGCGAGAACTAGGCCCAGGAACAAGTCCGACCCATGACATTCCAGTCCATTCCaggaaccaaacacacccttagtaacgaccctttagtctcggttccagaaccgggactaaaggccctctagaaccgggacaaaatgccctttttctactagtgctgcaTGTCTACTCTGCAACAagcaattttttttttttttgctcagATGATGATCATTTCTGTAGGAAGAAGTTGCAGAACTGTGAGCTTTTACATGAAGTTCCCTTGGAATATGGGAGACCTGAGCTTGAACCTTGAATGTTGGTTGTTGCAGCAAAAAAGTTTGTTAGTTGGCTTCTAATCTGCCAGTGCGACTTGAAGAAGATTCCTTAATGCCGTTGCCTGAGCTAGTGTCAGATTGTCCACTAGGAAAGTAATTTGGTTGTTAGTGATGTGAGAAGCTGTTTTTACGGCAACCTGTAGAGCTGTAGCCTCCGCCTGAGATTCGACACTTTTGAGAGCTGCAGAGATTAAGATACATGTTCATTCGTTCATATTCCAGTTTTGCTTGAGTCATTGTTGGAGCCTATAGTGTACTTCCATGCAACATCAGTGTGAACCTTGCAACATGTAATCTAAGCATTTATTTCTAATGAACATCCCTGCTTCTGCTTGTGTGCAGATTATGTCGTCGTTTCCTGTATTAATTCTGTTGGCGAACCTGCAGTATATGTAGAAGATACTAAATCTTGACTTTTTATTATTGCTTGCATAGCTGCGTATACCTACATAGGAGTTTGATGTCTTGCCAAGAAGGTTATGATTCCTGAACTTCCAAATACACCAAAGAAAAGCCGTAATGTTATTGAAAGAGGCATGGGGGTAATTCGAACTTTGGAAGTATTGAACCAAAGTTTTGCACAAATAATTCAAACCTAATATTTCAAGGCTCAGAGAACCAAGCAGCTTTAGCAAAAGGACAAGTGAAGAATATGAGTACATCATTTTCTTCTTGATCACATCTTGCACAATGTTTTATAATATGATAAGAAAATCTACCTGGCCTCGTACCTGTTGGAATTGCTCTTCTAAGAAGCCTCCATGTGAAAGTTTATACTCTGGGTACCATCTCCTTTGATCTATAAGTCTATTTTAAAATTTGCTTTGCACATACAGGTACCTGTCTGGGTGTTGGCGCTCCATGTCCCTGCATATCCTGGAGGCAAGCTCTATATGCGGATTTGGAAGTACATTTTCCTGAATTATGTATCTTCCAACATATGATGTCAGTACCTCCCGATTGAATGATTGGAACTTGCATGATGATGTTAGCTGCCTGCTCATCAAAGAGAGTGCAGGCATGTATCAGTCAAGGGACCAAGTAATGACGGAAACCGAATATATTTTTCATGGGAACTCTTTTCATCAATATAGCCACAAAAGAAATATAACATTGACAAAAGATCTTTAATAAACATGTTGTTGATGAGAAACTCTTCCTAAAGCCCGGTGTTGCCTTAAGGCGCCATGGGTGGACAAACCCTAGTGCCGACCAACCTCCACCTCCTACAGCACCGTTGTTAGCCAACGCCACCTCTTGTGGACAATGGTGGTTGGCTCTCGTCCTACTCTTGTTGGTTTTGGTCGTTATCCACGAACCCTAGCAGGGACCTCACTGGTTGGCGGGTTTGGcaaatgtggtggtggtggtgcacaAGCTATTTGAAACTTTCCTGAATTTTGAATTCGCACATGTTGGTTCTAGACATAATACATTAgaaatccgaggccgaagacatggGCGATGTGACGAGCGGGAGCGAGGAGTGTCGACCTCGACGAGGTCGACCCAGGACCTCGTCGGAGACAAGGATGGCGCTGTGAGCGACAACGAGTTGCGATGTCGGCGGCGGAAGCAGGGATCTCGTCCGCGTCCGCCATGATCACCACGTCCCCGCCCGCGACGCCCGACCGCCGCAGCAGCGCGTTCAGCGCGCGCCGGTGCCGGGCCTCCACGTCGAATGGCTCTTCCCGGCGACGAGACCCCGGTCTCGGTGTGGCGACGGGGAGCCTGTCGTAGACGATCTTGGACCTCGCGAACGCAAAGCGCTCCAGGTTCTCGGCGAAGGAGAGCGGCTTGGGGATGCCGGTGAAGGTGGCGTTGGCCTCCAGGATGACCAGCTTGTGGACGTAGGGGAGCAGCTCGCGGTAGCGGATCTCCAGGATGTCCAGCTCGTTGTTGAAGAGGACGGCGTCGAAGACCCGGCGAGGGGAGGCGCGGGCGCGCCAGCCGTGGAGCGCGCACAGCTCGGCCATGGATGTGTTGGGGGCGTAGTAGTGCGGGATGACGGTGAAGGGCTTGGGCGGCGTGTCCCACAGCGGCCGGAGGAAGTAGGTGATGTTCCGGTGGTGCTGAGTTATGACAGCAACAATGGCCACCGCCGACAGAACCAGAGCAATGGCGGGTATCGCCGACTTCAACTTGGCAGGTAGTATGAGTCGTCGTCTCTTTCCTACGACTCTTGCTGCCAGGTTAAAAGGCCGATGATCCGAGCTTCCGGCCATGCTGATGAAGGATGATACAGATGCACACAAATGGAAATGAAATTAAGTTTCTTTCAGTAGCATAATATGACAGTTGTCCAATTCATGaagcaatctctctctctctctctctctctctctctcttactgcGGCGCTGCAGTAAGTAACCTGCATGGTTTGGAGCAAGAAAAGAGCAGGGAATGAGCAATAAAGTGGTACAATTAAGAAGGGCTGCCATGCAACATTAGTAGTATGTCAGACAAAAATGGAAAGCACATATACAGGTAagatattattatttttttgtttgGGTAGGCAGCTTGTTACAAAGCCAGATTCAGAAGAAGATATCATGTTCCCCGTAGCGTTAGATGGGGGAAAAGAAGCAGATATGTACAAGCAAGAAAGCAGAAAACTAAAGTAAAAGAGGAAAACCGAAGCAATAAAACCTGAGGAGATAAACAGAAGCAGATATGTGGCCTATCTATCTATTGTTCAGAAGGAGAGCTTCTTGAGACCACAAAACCTTACGGAGTTAAGCAACCTTGAGAGTGGTGACCCAATTCGGCCACACAACACACAAGCAGTCAGGCAGGATGGGGGCTGGGGGAAGGAGAAACATAGTTATTGAGAGAGGAGGAAGGATTGGGCACCAATTCAAAATTACTTGCAAAGTAGGTACCTGATGCGGAAGAAAGGATCCCCCAGCGCCAACGGAGGACCGGGCCGCCGCCGGAcgggaggaagacgaagaagaagatttCTAGAATGGAGTACTACTACTCCACTCCACGCCTTGCCTTTGGAGGATCCGTCCGGTCAGCCCGTCTGAAATACGTTTGGACCGACCGAAATGCTCTGACTTGATCTCCCGGCCCGCACCTATTTTATCTTTATTCCCTTTCTACCTCTCTCTCTTGCTCGTCGACCATGCAAAACTCCAAAGCTCGCTTCGACAGGGACTGCCCGGCCAGCACACGCCATTTACTCCTTCCTATGTACGCACTCTCACGTGTGGACTGTGGGCCCCAATCTCTCACGGTCACGGTGGAGTGCAAAACAGCCGCGGTCAGCCGGCCGGCCGTTTCTGCTGCTGATTGGTTCCGCCGGCCCACTCGAAACGGCAGAtgagacaaattctgttttttgggaggaagatgagaCAAATTCAGCCAGGGCttcttttctaatctaatcatccttCCTTCTCAATCGTTGCCCGGGTTTAGAGCATCTGCTGCAGCCCGACATGGCAGATTCAGGCTCTTAGATGTCTTATAAATGTCCTCGTCCTCAACCCAATATCTCATTAGCAAATCCTCAAGTCTATATAATTACGTGCAATGTAAAATCAAGTCCAGTCTTTGCCGGAGTCCGTCCTTGTCCTTGTTGTTCCCTTCCGTACCCATATATAACGGCCGTGAGACCCGCGAAGCGAAGGCCCAGTCGCCATGGAGCCCACATAGGACAGGAGGCACCGCCGTCTCCTGCGCTCTAGTCTTCCTCATCAAAGGTCGCACCCTGGTCGTCGCTCGTGGAGGTGAGATCGACGATAGACCCTTGGTGCTTGGAGGCCGGCACCTCCACCACACGGTTGCCGCACCAAGGGGTGCCGGTCACCTGTTGCGGCACCACAGCGGCGTACAACTCCGCCTCTGTGGCCTCGACCGCAAGGTGTACCGTAGCATCCTTCGCCCTCTGCCTTGCACGGCGGGCACGTCGCTCCATAACACCGGACGGCCCATAATGCATGTCGTCATTTACCTCCGACTCGAAGCGCAGCGCAATGGGAATGGCGCGCCATGCCGCCACTCAGGTGTTGGGGTGTTGGGGGCGCCAGACGGACCGCACCGCGTTCAGCGAGGCCGCCAAGACGCGCATCCCACCACCAGGCCTGACGGATCCAAGCGCCATTTGTGCAAACGCAATGGGTTCCTGCCAGATCGAGTATGTCCTTGATTGTGCGCGGAAAGCAAATAGCTAGGGAGTATTTTCAGAGAAAGTTGATTATAAATAGGTCAATGAACCACCTAGCTTTGGTGTTCGGTAAAACCAGACATAGCTGTTACTTGATGGTAATGAAGTACTCCCTCTGCCCACTTTTATAAGGCTTTGTAGACGTTTCAGACATTATGTAAAACAGCTCAATTTcacttgtctgaaacgacttataaaagtgaacggaggaAGTAACAAAGGCTTATCACATAATAGGCTTTCTGATATGCAGTAAAAaaaacatactccctccttccatctatatagggcctaatgtatttttcgaggctaactttgaccaaatgttagagcaataatatatgacatgcaacttacacaaagcacatcatcaaattcatatgtgaaaggagctttcaatgatataattttcatagtatgcatgtcatgtagtattaattttatcaatagtcaaaggcggtcttgaaaaacgcattaggccctatatagatggaaggagggagtacttcctccgttcctaaatataagtccttttagagatttcattatagactacatacggagtaaaatgagtgaatctatactataAAATGCGTTAGtctctatagtggaatctctaaggaCTCATATTAGGGAACCGAGGGAGTATATATTACTACAATAGTACTAGGAGTACATGTCACTGGTAATCTCACCCTGAAAAGGGGCAACTGATGATCCATACCGTAGAACAAATGGCAACTGGAGCTCTCTTTTTTCCCGGACCATGGGATTAGGCAGCCATCGATGTGTAAATGTAGATATTGCTCTGGCTTTGATTTA from Triticum dicoccoides isolate Atlit2015 ecotype Zavitan chromosome 6A, WEW_v2.0, whole genome shotgun sequence encodes:
- the LOC119315109 gene encoding uncharacterized protein LOC119315109, whose protein sequence is MAGSSDHRPFNLAARVVGKRRRLILPAKLKSAIPAIALVLSAVAIVAVITQHHRNITYFLRPLWDTPPKPFTVIPHYYAPNTSMAELCALHGWRARASPRRVFDAVLFNNELDILEIRYRELLPYVHKLVILEANATFTGIPKPLSFAENLERFAFARSKIVYDRLPVATPRPGSRRREEPFDVEARHRRALNALLRRSGVAGGDVVIMADADEIPASAADIATRCRSQRHPCLRRGPGSTSSRSTLLAPARHIAHVFGLGFLMYYV